The Rhopalosiphum maidis isolate BTI-1 chromosome 1, ASM367621v3, whole genome shotgun sequence genome has a segment encoding these proteins:
- the LOC113547843 gene encoding uncharacterized protein LOC113547843 isoform X1, whose product MVSDHEIFERITELMDTPVSVLCTNRTIKGVSINIHTNTLYIIDSSSSLLEFSNNKINILTIERHLLQNIKIDWVNNILYILIATTNLDTINYSVKILNLKENTLEDLLLLFCSKPLQIEEDPC is encoded by the exons ATGGTATCGgatcatgaaatatttgaaagaaTTACTGAACTTATGGATACACCTGTAAGTGTTTTGTGCACAAATCGAACAATCAAAG gtgtatcaattaatatacatacaaatactttgtatattatagattctTCAAGTTCTTTAttggaattttcaaataacaagataaacattttaacaattgaGAGAcacttattacaaaatattaaaattgattgggttaataacattttatatattttaatagcaacAACAAACCTAGACACTATCAACTatagtgtaaaaatattaaacttaaaggaAAATACATTAGAAGATCTACTTTTGTTGTTTTGTTCTAAACCACTCCAAATAGAAGAGGATCCTTgctaa
- the LOC113547842 gene encoding protein SREK1IP1-like: protein MESKFSGFAKETTARPACKKCGYSGHLTFQCRNFIKIDPNKDIVLDVSSTSSEPDEEYVTPLVQLRETELALKLKEAAAKKKKKKKKKLKKRKHNTSDSNSSDDDTVERKKKHKKHKKHKKEKKSKD from the coding sequence ATGGAGTCCAAGTTCTCGGGTTTTGCTAAAGAGACCACAGCCAGACCGGCGTGTAAGAAATGCGGTTACTCCGGTCACCTGACGTTCCAATGTCggaatttcattaaaatcgaTCCCAACAAGGATATCGTGTTAGATGTAAGCAGCACGAGCAGTGAACCGGATGAGGAGTATGTGACGCCACTAGTGCAGCTACGAGAGACCGAGTTAGCCTTGAAACTGAAAGAGGCGGCAGccaaaaagaagaaaaagaaaaagaagaagTTAAAAAAACGGAAGCACAATACGTCTGACAGTAATTCGTCAGACGATGACACAGTAGAACGAAAAAAGAAACATAAGAAACACaagaaacataaaaaagaaaaaaaatccaaagattag
- the LOC113547845 gene encoding NADH dehydrogenase [ubiquinone] iron-sulfur protein 6, mitochondrial — protein sequence MALTVSGLKIAAVGLSQRGCRPTLFQAAKYSWEPKEVETHTGQKWEKDDYRLARFVNRKKEVNPSFAIDLINQIPPKECTERVVFCDGGGGPLGHPKVYINLDKPGNHSCGYCGLRFVKKDSH from the exons ATGGCTCTGACCGTGTCTGGTTTGAAGATCGCAGCTGTTGGATTGTCACAGCGAGGTTGTCGCCCAACGCTCTTCCAAGCGGCCAAATACTCGTGGGAACCGAAAGAAGTTGAAACCCACACCGGTCAG AAATGGGAAAAAGACGATTACCGTTTAGCGCGTTTCGTTAATCGGAAGAAGGAAGTGAACCCGTCGTTTGCCATTGATCTCATCAATCAAATACCGCCTAAGGAGTGTACAGAGCGTGTTGTGTTTTGCGATGGTGGAGGTGGACCACTGGGTCATCCAAAAGTCTACATAAATTTG gacAAACCTGGGAATCATTCTTGCGGATATTGTGGCTTGCGGTTTGTCAAGAAGGATAgtcactaa
- the LOC113547843 gene encoding uncharacterized protein LOC113547843 isoform X2 has protein sequence MVSDHEIFERITELMDTPVSVLCTNRTIKDSSSSLLEFSNNKINILTIERHLLQNIKIDWVNNILYILIATTNLDTINYSVKILNLKENTLEDLLLLFCSKPLQIEEDPC, from the exons ATGGTATCGgatcatgaaatatttgaaagaaTTACTGAACTTATGGATACACCTGTAAGTGTTTTGTGCACAAATCGAACAATCAAAG attctTCAAGTTCTTTAttggaattttcaaataacaagataaacattttaacaattgaGAGAcacttattacaaaatattaaaattgattgggttaataacattttatatattttaatagcaacAACAAACCTAGACACTATCAACTatagtgtaaaaatattaaacttaaaggaAAATACATTAGAAGATCTACTTTTGTTGTTTTGTTCTAAACCACTCCAAATAGAAGAGGATCCTTgctaa